One segment of Heterodontus francisci isolate sHetFra1 chromosome 28, sHetFra1.hap1, whole genome shotgun sequence DNA contains the following:
- the LOC137345145 gene encoding probable G-protein coupled receptor 139 — translation MWSTLASINDKETVCITLNRNTSEYFSTLCNEIYPSVPVTDPISLFHTANLLTIVILSRGNCGLSKCISIYMVAMGTADLMVMIFNIVMNRILRYHLPPPFMSYTIVCKFVLSMQCVALYVSMWLTVSFTFDRFVAICCEKFKKKYCTVRTAAAVITTVSVLTCSHSLIFWFAYEPERMVNNVHWGCRSRAEFLSSPAGVLWSWLQHLSISWVPFALILLFNCLTVRRIILASITRRRLGGHSRKNQSDPEMENRRKSIILLFSVSGSFILLWLTTVVSFITTRLTSTVHYRGDNTAPAYIAVETGYMLMYLSSCTNTCIYAATQTKFRNELKTLVKTPWIAIANKTFPVSCPKIHL, via the coding sequence ATGTGGTCAACCCTCGCCTCTATTAATGATAAAGAAACCGTGTGTATAACGCTAAATAGAAATACATCTGAATATTTTTCAACATTGTGCAATGAGATTTACCCAAGTGTCCCCGTTACTGATCCCATCTCTCTCTTTCATACAGCAAACCTACTAACAATCGTGATTCTCTCTCGAGGAAACTGTGGCCTTTCCAAATGTATCTCAATCTACATGGTGGCGATGGGAACAGCAGATCTAATGGTCATGATCTTCAATATAGTAATGAACCGTATTTTACGCTATCACCTTCCACCTCCATTTATGTCCTATACTATTGTGTGTAAGTTCGTGCTGTCCATGCAATGTGTCGCCCTGTATGTGTCGATGTGGCTTACAGTCTCGTTCACATTTGACCGATTTGTGGCTATCTGTTGTGAGAAGTTTAAAAAGAAATATTGCACAGTGAGAACTGCGGCTGCGGTTATAACAACGGTCTCTGTCCTAACCTGTTCACACAGCCTCATTTTTTGGTTTGCATATGAACCTGAACGAATGGTGAACAATGTTCACTGGGGTTGTCGCTCCAGAGCGGAATTCCTTTCATCACCCGCAGGTGTATTGTGGTCCTGGTTACAGCATCTTTCAATTTCATGGGTTCCTTTTGCTTTGATATTGCTGTTTAATTGTTTGACAGTTAGACGGATTATACTGGCCAGTATCACACGCCGGAGACTCGGAGGTCACAGCCGTAAGAACCAAAGTGATCCGGAGATGGAGAACAGGAGGAAATCGATCATTTTATTATTCAGTGTATCGGGAAGTTTTATACTGCTGTGGCTGACAACTGTCGTTAGCTTTATAACTACCAGACTGACAAGCACCGTGCATTACCGAGGTGACAATACAGCTCCCGCATACATCGCCGTTGAAACCGGATACATGCTGATGTATttgagttcctgcacaaacacgtgtatttatgctgcTACACAAACTAAATTCAGGAACGAGCTAAAGACACTCGTAAAAACTCCTTGGATAGCTATTGCTAACAAAACGTTTCCTGTTTCCTGTCCGAAAATTCACTTGTAG